Proteins encoded together in one Oxalobacteraceae sp. CFBP 8761 window:
- a CDS encoding M1 family metallopeptidase: MFRLPIGVAALCLAASSFAAAPFDDKFRQLDELLPTPGTIRTASGAPGHAYWQQRADYTIRTTLDEAKRALSGAGTVTYHNNSPDTLKYLWVQLDQNIYKTDSDARQSAILPSREAWANGTQTTGLKYDALRTVLEGRTFPGGFDILAVKDAGGRPLPYTINKTMMRIDLPQPLKPGAKVTFGIDWRYNINEQKVLGGRAGYEKFDDKNDLFEIAQWFPRMAAYYDVYGWQHKQFLGSGEFTLEFGDYDVRITVPGDHIVASTGELQNPGEVLTAAQRDRLQQAKTAKKPVIIVTQAEAEAAEKVRSTAMKTWHFKAKNVRDFAFASSRKFIWDAQAIKSGKQDVLAMSYYPKEGNPLWEKYSTQAIIHTIEQYNKYSFDYPYPTAISVNGPVGGMEYPMISFNGPRPSKDKKTGELTYSQRTKYGLIGVIIHEVGHNYFPMIVNSDERQWTWMDEGLNSFVQFLAQEAWEANWPGGRGDPRAITTYMKSTNQVPIMTNSESVLQFGNNAYAKPATALNVLRETVLGRELFDFAFKEYAERWKFKRPTPADFFRTMEDASGTDLDWFWRGWFYTTDAVDVSVDGITEYTVSSKDPEVEKAMARARRAAEPVSITDQRNKGMPRRVDAHPELKDFYNENDEFTVTNKDRNKFAETTADLEDWEKALLKEGKHLTLVDFSNVGGLVTPLIVELTLKNGQKTIERIPAEVWRYSPTKITKLFVTDEPIVGLTQDPNWETADVDVSNNSWPRKATPSRLELFKTERDPNNLMRDFNSKLKTKDAQGTPAPETAPTPAE, from the coding sequence ATGTTTCGTTTGCCAATCGGCGTAGCAGCTCTATGCCTCGCAGCATCATCGTTTGCCGCAGCACCGTTCGACGACAAGTTCCGCCAGCTCGATGAGCTGCTGCCGACGCCAGGCACGATCCGCACCGCCTCCGGCGCCCCGGGCCACGCCTACTGGCAGCAACGCGCCGATTACACGATCCGCACCACGCTCGATGAAGCCAAGCGCGCGCTCTCCGGCGCCGGCACGGTCACCTACCACAACAATTCCCCGGATACCCTCAAATACCTGTGGGTGCAGCTCGACCAGAACATCTACAAGACCGATTCGGATGCACGTCAGAGCGCCATCCTGCCTTCGCGCGAGGCATGGGCCAACGGCACCCAGACCACCGGCCTGAAATACGATGCCCTGCGCACCGTGCTCGAGGGGCGCACCTTCCCGGGCGGCTTCGACATCCTGGCCGTCAAGGATGCGGGCGGTCGCCCGCTGCCATACACCATCAACAAGACGATGATGCGGATCGACCTGCCGCAGCCACTCAAACCGGGCGCGAAGGTGACCTTCGGTATCGACTGGCGCTACAACATCAATGAGCAGAAGGTGCTCGGCGGACGCGCCGGCTACGAGAAATTCGACGACAAGAACGACCTGTTCGAAATCGCGCAGTGGTTCCCGCGCATGGCCGCCTACTACGACGTGTACGGCTGGCAGCACAAGCAGTTCCTGGGCTCGGGCGAATTCACGCTGGAGTTTGGCGACTACGACGTGCGCATCACGGTGCCGGGCGACCACATCGTGGCTTCCACGGGCGAGCTGCAAAATCCCGGCGAGGTGTTGACCGCGGCCCAGCGCGATCGCCTGCAACAGGCAAAGACCGCGAAAAAGCCGGTCATCATCGTGACCCAGGCCGAAGCCGAAGCGGCCGAGAAGGTCCGTAGCACGGCCATGAAAACCTGGCACTTCAAGGCCAAGAACGTGCGCGACTTTGCGTTCGCGTCAAGCCGCAAGTTCATCTGGGATGCACAGGCGATCAAGAGCGGCAAGCAGGACGTGCTGGCGATGTCGTACTACCCGAAGGAAGGCAATCCGCTGTGGGAGAAGTACTCGACCCAGGCGATCATCCACACCATCGAGCAGTACAACAAGTACTCGTTCGACTACCCGTACCCGACCGCGATCTCGGTCAACGGTCCGGTGGGCGGCATGGAATACCCGATGATTTCGTTTAACGGCCCGCGTCCGAGCAAGGACAAGAAGACCGGCGAACTGACGTACTCGCAGCGCACCAAGTATGGCCTGATCGGCGTGATCATCCACGAAGTCGGCCACAACTACTTCCCGATGATCGTCAATTCGGACGAGCGCCAGTGGACCTGGATGGATGAAGGCCTGAACTCGTTCGTGCAGTTCCTGGCGCAGGAAGCCTGGGAAGCCAACTGGCCGGGCGGCCGCGGCGACCCGCGCGCCATCACCACCTACATGAAGAGCACCAACCAGGTGCCGATCATGACCAACTCGGAATCGGTCCTGCAGTTCGGTAACAACGCGTATGCCAAGCCGGCCACCGCGCTGAACGTCCTGCGCGAGACGGTGCTGGGCCGCGAACTGTTCGACTTCGCGTTCAAGGAATACGCCGAACGCTGGAAATTCAAGCGCCCGACGCCGGCCGACTTCTTCCGCACGATGGAAGACGCGTCGGGCACGGACCTCGACTGGTTCTGGCGCGGCTGGTTCTATACCACCGATGCGGTGGACGTGAGCGTCGATGGGATCACCGAGTACACGGTGTCGTCCAAGGACCCTGAAGTCGAGAAAGCCATGGCGCGCGCACGCCGCGCCGCCGAGCCGGTGTCGATCACGGACCAGCGCAACAAGGGCATGCCACGCCGCGTCGATGCGCACCCGGAACTGAAGGACTTCTACAACGAAAACGACGAGTTCACCGTCACCAACAAGGACCGCAACAAGTTCGCGGAAACGACGGCCGATCTGGAAGACTGGGAAAAGGCGCTGCTCAAGGAAGGCAAGCATCTGACGCTGGTGGACTTCTCGAACGTGGGCGGCCTGGTCACGCCACTGATCGTGGAACTGACGCTGAAGAACGGCCAGAAAACCATCGAGCGCATCCCGGCCGAAGTGTGGCGTTATTCGCCGACCAAGATCACGAAGCTGTTCGTCACCGATGAACCGATCGTCGGCCTGACGCAGGACCCGAACTGGGAAACGGCCGACGTCGACGTCAGCAACAACAGCTGGCCACGCAAGGCGACGCCGTCGCGTCTCGAACTGTTCAAGACCGAACGCGATCCGAACAACCTGATGCGCGACTTCAATTCGAAGCTCAAGACGAAGGATGCGCAAGGCACGCCAGCGCCGGAGACGGCGCCAACGCCGGCGGAATAA
- a CDS encoding beta-lactamase family protein, with amino-acid sequence MRSALPRRHSHVVYLAACIAMLAAAGAYADDSAAIARIESGLRPEVALADVPVAPLALIDEMKRLNVPGVSVAVIKDGKVAWTRGYGVAWTGGPAVTPQTLFQAASLSKPVSAMATLRMVEQGKLALDAGIDQALTSWTLPKGDGTPSLRQLLSHTGGMSVSGFPGYAAGKTVPTLQQVLDGAGPANTKAIRVSAAPGSAFRYSGGGYTVVQQAMIDRAGQPFDAILHELVLAPLGMTASTYAQPLPPDLAPNAARPHDENGKPFPGGAYTYPEQAAAGLWTTPHDLARFAIAIQQGAAGATDGVLTPAMTRTMLQSVKNDYALGLSIQDGGKGFSHGGSNQGFKAVFYAAVADGSGAVILTNGDNGIDVAAGLMRAIAYEYQWNSNQTKLRKAVALAPETQRTLVGRYKLDGAPDFDIAERKGQLMVNQGGQWEPLYAESDKVLFVLSRDIELRQQDADNGQIVMGTWVRGYARVANMQ; translated from the coding sequence ATGCGTTCCGCCCTGCCCCGCCGCCACTCCCATGTTGTTTATCTCGCCGCCTGCATTGCAATGCTGGCCGCTGCCGGCGCATACGCCGACGACAGCGCCGCCATCGCCCGCATCGAGTCCGGCCTGCGCCCGGAAGTCGCCCTGGCCGATGTGCCGGTAGCGCCCCTGGCCCTCATCGACGAAATGAAACGGCTGAACGTGCCGGGCGTGAGCGTGGCCGTGATCAAGGACGGCAAGGTGGCCTGGACGCGCGGCTATGGCGTGGCCTGGACCGGCGGACCGGCCGTCACGCCGCAGACGCTGTTTCAGGCAGCCTCCCTCAGCAAACCCGTGTCGGCCATGGCGACGCTGCGCATGGTCGAACAGGGCAAGCTCGCTCTGGACGCCGGCATCGACCAGGCGCTCACCAGCTGGACGCTGCCGAAGGGTGACGGCACGCCGAGCCTGCGCCAGCTGCTGTCGCACACCGGCGGCATGAGCGTCTCGGGCTTTCCCGGCTACGCTGCCGGCAAGACCGTGCCGACGCTGCAGCAGGTGCTCGATGGCGCCGGCCCCGCCAACACGAAGGCCATCCGGGTCAGTGCGGCGCCGGGGTCGGCCTTTCGCTACTCGGGCGGCGGCTACACCGTGGTGCAGCAGGCGATGATCGATCGCGCCGGCCAGCCGTTCGACGCGATCCTGCACGAACTGGTGCTGGCGCCGCTGGGCATGACCGCCAGCACCTATGCCCAGCCGCTTCCGCCGGATCTGGCGCCCAATGCCGCGCGGCCGCATGACGAAAACGGCAAGCCTTTCCCCGGTGGCGCCTACACCTATCCCGAGCAGGCTGCCGCCGGCCTGTGGACCACGCCGCACGATCTGGCGCGCTTCGCGATCGCGATCCAGCAAGGCGCGGCCGGGGCAACGGACGGCGTACTCACGCCCGCCATGACGCGCACGATGCTCCAGTCAGTCAAGAACGACTATGCGCTGGGCTTGAGCATCCAGGACGGCGGCAAGGGCTTCAGCCACGGTGGCAGCAACCAGGGCTTCAAGGCGGTGTTCTACGCTGCCGTCGCTGACGGCAGCGGCGCGGTCATCTTGACCAACGGCGACAATGGCATTGACGTGGCAGCAGGTCTGATGCGCGCCATCGCCTACGAGTACCAATGGAACAGCAACCAGACCAAACTGCGCAAGGCCGTCGCGCTCGCGCCGGAAACGCAGCGCACGCTGGTGGGCCGCTACAAGCTGGACGGCGCGCCGGACTTCGACATCGCCGAGCGCAAGGGCCAGCTGATGGTCAACCAGGGTGGCCAGTGGGAACCGCTGTACGCCGAATCGGACAAGGTGCTGTTTGTCCTGTCGCGCGACATCGAGCTGCGCCAGCAGGATGCCGACAATGGCCAGATCGTCATGGGCACGTGGGTACGGGGGTATGCACGCGTGGCCAACATGCAATGA
- a CDS encoding GAF domain-containing sensor histidine kinase, whose protein sequence is MPDTVSQHVREIQAIAAVPRVLETVATMTGLGFVCIAHVTDTTWTTCAVHDELGFGLQAGDPLDVTTTLCEEVRATREPIVIDSVRDSDSYRDHHTPRLYGFQSYFSIPIFRPDGDYFGTLCGLDPEPAALSDGATMSALTLFAELISRQLETDRSLRATRSDLLSERETAELREQFIAVLGHDLRTPLSAILTGAELLKRRSTDPATDKIVERMRSSALRMAGLVDNVVDFTRGRMGSGLALELCQSADVHLMLDQVVDELRGVYPDRVIRSDIARDIALRSDPQRLAQLLSNLLKNALLHGDSEEPIHVDARIDGASFVLAVSNAGPDLSQTIIAQLFKPYWRATSRAGDEGLGLGLYIVDQIARGHDGAIGVTSTDGRITFTFSMPAA, encoded by the coding sequence ATGCCAGACACCGTCTCCCAGCATGTCAGGGAAATCCAGGCCATTGCCGCCGTGCCGCGCGTGCTGGAAACCGTGGCGACCATGACCGGGCTGGGGTTCGTCTGCATCGCGCACGTCACCGACACCACCTGGACCACCTGCGCCGTCCACGACGAACTCGGGTTCGGCCTGCAGGCGGGCGATCCGCTCGACGTCACCACCACGCTGTGCGAAGAAGTGCGCGCGACGCGTGAGCCGATCGTCATCGACAGCGTGCGTGACAGCGATTCGTACCGCGACCACCACACGCCGCGCCTGTATGGGTTCCAGAGCTATTTTTCGATCCCCATCTTCCGTCCCGACGGCGACTACTTCGGCACGCTGTGCGGCCTGGATCCCGAGCCGGCGGCATTGAGCGATGGCGCCACAATGTCGGCGCTGACGCTGTTCGCCGAACTCATTTCGCGCCAGCTCGAAACCGACCGCTCGCTGCGCGCCACCCGCTCGGATTTGCTGTCCGAACGCGAAACGGCCGAACTGCGCGAACAGTTCATCGCGGTGCTGGGCCACGACCTGCGCACGCCGCTCAGTGCCATCCTGACCGGGGCCGAACTGCTCAAGCGCCGCAGCACCGATCCGGCCACCGACAAGATCGTCGAACGCATGCGCAGCAGCGCCCTGCGCATGGCCGGCCTGGTCGACAACGTGGTCGATTTCACGCGCGGGCGCATGGGCTCGGGCCTGGCGCTCGAACTGTGCCAGAGCGCCGACGTCCACCTGATGCTCGACCAGGTGGTCGACGAGCTGCGCGGTGTGTACCCCGACCGCGTGATCCGGTCCGACATCGCGCGTGACATCGCGCTGCGCAGTGATCCGCAGCGGCTCGCCCAACTGCTGTCGAATCTGCTCAAGAATGCGCTGCTGCATGGCGACAGCGAAGAGCCGATCCATGTGGACGCGCGCATCGACGGCGCCAGCTTCGTGCTCGCCGTGAGCAACGCCGGCCCCGACCTGAGCCAGACCATCATCGCCCAGCTGTTCAAGCCCTACTGGCGCGCCACCTCGCGCGCCGGCGACGAAGGCCTGGGACTCGGCCTGTACATCGTCGACCAGATCGCGCGCGGCCACGACGGCGCGATCGGCGTCACATCAACGGACGGACGCATCACGTTCACCTTCAGCATGCCGGCGGCATAG
- a CDS encoding diguanylate cyclase, whose product MFAILHRALSRSRFNAVALSLCVASACALAGDGPALDTRLAEIREVNRIVPERALPMLEAIEDQARVAPLPQRIEFLNQLAAARHGMGQHAQAVALANELIVLGRQHDHTGALAKGLLMQGYAAFAQHRPGESHRLIWEAEKLANTTNDIDLRVRAAISSGESYAEEGNLPRALQGLQGAAALARSNGDPVHIVMALYSLARLYTQMREPEKGFDVLDEAYAAAASANSPGRTALLKRIEYGLAIDTGQNERALRALQEGLALERKIGATNRIAGTLVNLSDWYLKMGDYRNAVVYAQQAIDALKTLNDRRLDAIAHLNLGQAFLATGRLVEGKRHIEAGIAGYEEIGDKPELQTALVEYGLALERVGDMPGALKAYHRERTLSNELFEKRRQQAMLELQEKYEAERKQRQIELLRSENTIKSAEIDNRRLQQRVWWLVLVVIALAAIVVGLLYRKVRHANAQLHAKNWELKQQSVRDPLTGLYNRRHFLEYMRALPPSTPSAAGTDGVGALFLLDVDHFKHINDTHGHAAGDTVLTTISANLAEILRETDMIVRWGGEEFLAFLPSVPRHRMDEVAARILGGINATVIDHAGVEIAVTVSIGFAPFPLAIGKQAMAWERVVNLVDMALYMAKSHGRNRAYGVRGFADGERVNLDVVEQNLEHAWRSGQVDMAIVHGDPDMLRAASA is encoded by the coding sequence ATGTTCGCTATCCTGCATCGCGCCTTGTCGCGCTCCCGATTCAACGCCGTGGCCTTGTCACTGTGCGTTGCTTCGGCCTGCGCGCTCGCCGGTGACGGCCCGGCGCTCGACACGCGCCTGGCCGAGATCCGCGAAGTCAACCGCATCGTCCCCGAACGCGCCCTGCCGATGCTCGAAGCCATCGAGGACCAGGCACGCGTGGCACCGCTGCCGCAGCGGATCGAATTCCTGAACCAGCTGGCCGCCGCCCGCCACGGGATGGGCCAGCATGCGCAGGCAGTCGCGCTGGCCAACGAGCTCATTGTCCTGGGCCGCCAGCACGATCACACCGGCGCACTGGCCAAAGGCCTTTTGATGCAGGGGTACGCTGCGTTCGCGCAGCACCGCCCGGGTGAATCCCACCGCCTGATCTGGGAGGCCGAGAAATTGGCCAACACGACGAACGATATCGACCTGCGCGTGCGCGCCGCGATTTCGTCGGGTGAATCGTATGCCGAGGAAGGCAATCTGCCGCGCGCCCTGCAGGGCCTGCAGGGCGCTGCCGCACTGGCGCGTTCAAACGGCGATCCGGTCCATATCGTGATGGCGCTGTATTCCCTGGCGCGCCTGTACACCCAGATGCGCGAACCCGAAAAAGGTTTCGACGTGCTCGACGAGGCCTATGCCGCCGCAGCCAGCGCCAACTCGCCCGGACGTACGGCGCTGCTCAAGCGGATCGAGTATGGCCTGGCGATCGATACCGGCCAGAACGAGCGCGCCCTGCGCGCGCTGCAGGAAGGCCTCGCGCTCGAGCGCAAGATCGGCGCGACCAATCGCATCGCCGGCACCCTGGTCAACCTGTCGGACTGGTATCTCAAGATGGGCGACTACCGCAACGCCGTCGTCTATGCGCAGCAGGCAATCGACGCGCTGAAAACCCTGAACGATCGCCGGCTCGACGCGATCGCGCACCTGAACCTGGGCCAGGCCTTCCTGGCCACCGGCCGCCTCGTCGAGGGCAAGCGCCATATCGAAGCCGGTATCGCCGGCTATGAAGAAATTGGCGACAAGCCCGAACTGCAAACCGCGCTGGTGGAATACGGCCTGGCGCTCGAGCGCGTGGGCGACATGCCAGGGGCACTCAAGGCCTATCACCGCGAGCGCACGCTGTCGAACGAACTGTTTGAAAAGCGCCGCCAGCAGGCCATGCTCGAGCTGCAAGAGAAGTACGAGGCCGAACGCAAGCAGCGCCAGATCGAACTGCTGCGCAGCGAAAACACGATCAAATCGGCCGAGATCGACAACCGCCGCCTGCAGCAGCGTGTCTGGTGGCTGGTGCTCGTCGTGATCGCACTGGCGGCGATCGTGGTGGGTCTGTTGTACCGCAAGGTGCGCCATGCGAACGCACAGCTGCACGCGAAGAACTGGGAACTGAAACAGCAGAGCGTGCGCGATCCGCTCACGGGCCTGTACAACCGCCGTCACTTCCTGGAGTACATGCGCGCGCTGCCCCCATCGACGCCGTCAGCGGCCGGGACGGATGGCGTCGGCGCGCTGTTCCTGCTCGACGTCGACCACTTCAAGCATATCAATGACACCCACGGCCACGCGGCCGGCGACACGGTGCTGACCACGATCTCGGCCAACCTGGCCGAGATCCTGCGCGAGACCGACATGATCGTGCGCTGGGGTGGCGAAGAGTTCCTGGCTTTCCTGCCCTCGGTGCCGCGCCATCGGATGGATGAAGTGGCCGCGCGCATCCTGGGCGGCATCAACGCCACCGTCATCGACCATGCCGGCGTGGAGATTGCAGTGACCGTGTCGATCGGTTTCGCGCCGTTCCCGCTTGCCATCGGCAAGCAGGCCATGGCCTGGGAACGCGTGGTCAACCTGGTGGACATGGCCCTGTACATGGCCAAGTCGCATGGCCGCAACCGTGCTTACGGCGTGCGCGGTTTCGCCGATGGCGAGCGTGTGAACCTGGATGTGGTCGAGCAGAACCTGGAGCACGCCTGGCGCTCGGGCCAGGTCGACATGGCCATCGTGCACGGCGATCCGGACATGCTGCGGGCCGCCAGCGCCTAG
- a CDS encoding DUF2243 domain-containing protein — MWTSPWVRWGVALGFALGGFFDGILLHQILQWHHLFSLVPGMDDLRLQVLWDGYFHLLMYVVALVGLAGLWRAQRRGAVHWGRPLAGAMLAGFGSWHAIDALLSHWLLGIHRIRVDSPDPLLWDLAWLVVFGIAPLLLGLRWLRRPGAGGTGARGSVAGLLLLAAGSAALGGWALVPPPGQNLTTVVFHPGAGPREVFAALDAVDGRLVWSDRAMGVVVMAIPARHHLTLYRHGALLVSGAGAPGGCVNWSRP; from the coding sequence ATGTGGACATCACCGTGGGTCAGGTGGGGCGTAGCACTGGGCTTTGCCCTGGGCGGTTTTTTCGACGGTATCCTGCTGCACCAGATCCTGCAATGGCACCATCTGTTCAGCCTCGTGCCCGGGATGGACGACCTGCGCCTGCAGGTGCTGTGGGATGGTTACTTCCACCTGCTGATGTACGTGGTCGCGCTCGTGGGCCTGGCGGGCCTGTGGCGCGCGCAGCGGCGTGGCGCGGTGCACTGGGGCCGGCCGCTGGCGGGCGCCATGCTGGCCGGCTTCGGATCGTGGCATGCGATCGATGCACTGCTGTCGCACTGGCTGCTGGGCATCCACCGCATCCGCGTCGACAGTCCCGATCCGCTGCTGTGGGACCTGGCCTGGCTGGTCGTGTTCGGCATCGCGCCGCTGTTGCTGGGCCTGCGCTGGCTGCGTCGGCCGGGCGCTGGTGGCACCGGCGCGCGCGGCTCGGTGGCCGGCCTGCTGCTGCTGGCTGCCGGCAGCGCGGCCCTCGGTGGCTGGGCGCTCGTGCCGCCGCCCGGCCAGAACCTCACCACGGTCGTGTTTCATCCGGGCGCCGGACCGCGCGAGGTGTTCGCCGCGCTCGACGCCGTCGACGGGCGCCTGGTCTGGAGCGACCGCGCGATGGGCGTGGTCGTGATGGCCATCCCGGCCCGGCACCACCTGACCCTGTACCGGCACGGCGCGCTGCTGGTGAGTGGGGCAGGCGCGCCGGGCGGCTGCGTCAACTGGAGCCGGCCCTGA
- a CDS encoding ATP-binding cassette domain-containing protein yields the protein MRDQAKLATRLLRRAAAPEQRHLIIATLWLILAAAFEVVGPLLGKALIDDHLLPRNLDWPQMALLLGGLVVTGWVSSWVRYLQLIRLSGVAMRSVQRLREWVYGHVLRLPMAFFDRAITGQLVSRVTNDTEAVKTLYIQVLYVMLDNSIVLIGTMVAMAWLDWRLMLIVLLLVPAVVGIVWLYQRLSAPAVTRARALRSDINAQMAESIGGMTVLQASNAELRFGERFLVTNRTHYTARLAELRANAFLLRPALDLLNVALLALVIFAFGQREIGAVEVGVLYAFVSYIARVVEPLIQITMQFSGLQQAVVAAARVNTLLDEAGAPEHDVDRIHGQNAFSPDAPAVSVRNVEFAYVPGQPVLHDLSLDVPQGAFFGIVGHTGSGKSTLLSLLLRYYVVEQGSIEIGGVPLAKIGNERFRNEVGLVPQDPFILAASARENIDMGRGLPLERLMDAARAAHAHDFISALEQGYDTQLGEGGSRLSSGQKQLIAIARALAGEPRILLLDEATSRIDSATEQVVQQALEELRGKVTIIAIAHRLSTIRDADRIIVLNHGKITEAGPHEELMRIEGGLYQRLYLLQQIAL from the coding sequence ATGCGCGACCAGGCCAAGCTGGCCACGCGCCTGCTGCGCCGCGCCGCCGCGCCCGAACAGCGCCACCTGATCATCGCCACGCTGTGGCTGATCCTGGCGGCGGCCTTCGAAGTGGTCGGTCCGCTGCTGGGCAAGGCGCTGATCGACGACCACCTGCTGCCGCGCAATCTCGACTGGCCGCAGATGGCCCTGCTGCTGGGTGGCCTGGTCGTCACCGGCTGGGTGTCGAGCTGGGTGCGTTACCTGCAGCTGATCCGCCTGTCCGGCGTGGCGATGCGCTCGGTGCAGCGCCTGCGCGAATGGGTCTATGGCCACGTGCTGCGCCTGCCGATGGCCTTCTTCGACCGCGCCATCACCGGTCAGCTGGTCAGCCGCGTGACCAACGACACCGAGGCCGTCAAGACGCTCTACATTCAGGTGTTGTACGTCATGCTCGACAACTCGATCGTCCTGATTGGCACGATGGTCGCGATGGCCTGGCTCGACTGGCGCCTGATGCTGATCGTGCTGTTGCTGGTGCCGGCGGTGGTCGGCATCGTCTGGCTGTATCAGCGCCTGTCGGCGCCGGCCGTTACCCGTGCGCGCGCCCTGCGCAGCGACATCAATGCGCAGATGGCCGAGTCGATCGGCGGCATGACCGTCCTGCAGGCCAGCAATGCCGAGCTGCGCTTCGGCGAACGCTTCCTGGTCACCAACCGCACCCACTACACGGCGCGCCTGGCCGAGCTGCGCGCCAATGCCTTCCTGCTGCGCCCTGCGCTGGACCTGCTCAACGTGGCGCTGCTGGCGCTGGTGATCTTCGCCTTTGGCCAGCGCGAGATCGGCGCGGTCGAAGTGGGCGTGCTGTATGCGTTCGTCAGCTACATCGCGCGCGTGGTCGAGCCGCTCATCCAGATCACGATGCAGTTCAGCGGCCTTCAGCAGGCGGTGGTCGCGGCCGCGCGCGTGAACACGCTGCTCGACGAAGCCGGCGCGCCCGAACACGACGTGGACCGCATCCATGGCCAGAACGCGTTCTCGCCCGATGCTCCGGCAGTCAGTGTGCGCAACGTCGAATTTGCGTACGTGCCCGGCCAGCCGGTGCTGCACGACCTGTCGCTGGACGTCCCGCAGGGCGCGTTCTTCGGCATCGTCGGCCACACGGGCAGCGGCAAGTCGACGCTGCTGTCGCTGCTGCTGCGCTACTACGTCGTCGAACAGGGCAGCATCGAGATCGGCGGCGTGCCGCTGGCGAAGATCGGCAACGAGCGCTTTCGCAACGAAGTGGGCCTGGTGCCGCAAGACCCGTTCATCCTGGCTGCCAGCGCGCGCGAAAACATCGACATGGGCCGCGGCCTGCCGCTCGAACGCCTGATGGATGCAGCGCGCGCGGCGCATGCGCACGATTTCATCAGCGCGCTCGAACAGGGTTACGACACGCAGCTGGGCGAAGGCGGCTCGCGCCTGTCGTCGGGCCAGAAGCAGCTGATCGCGATTGCCCGCGCACTGGCGGGCGAGCCGCGCATCCTGCTGCTCGACGAAGCGACGTCGCGCATCGACAGCGCCACCGAACAGGTGGTGCAACAGGCACTCGAAGAACTGCGCGGCAAGGTGACCATCATCGCCATCGCGCACCGCCTGTCGACGATCCGCGACGCTGACCGCATCATCGTGCTCAACCACGGCAAGATCACCGAGGCCGGGCCGCACGAAGAACTGATGCGCATCGAGGGCGGCCTGTACCAGCGCCTGTATCTGCTGCAGCAGATCGCGCTGTAG